In the candidate division WOR-3 bacterium genome, ATTGGAGATAAAATCCCCCCTTAAATTAGGGATAAAATGCCGGATAAGAAGTGGGTAGGGGGGTGGTAGGGGAGGCGGTGGTGGGGCTCACTTCAATTTAACCTAAAATAATTAAGTTATTGGAAATGCGAAACTTAAAAGAAAGACCCTTCTTTTAATAGGCGACTTTTATGTCGCCTGAATAACATTCCTTTTTTCCCGGGAGAAGGGGCAAAGAGAACTAATATACTTTCCCAAAGGAATATCCGAAGGTCAGAATTTTTCTTGATTTATTGAGATTTGGGTCTATAATGAAATGATGCCCCAACTTTCCGGCAAGTTCGCAAAATGGAAGGATGTAGAATTTGACCTCAATTCCCCGGTTCAGTATCTAAAAGGGGTCGGACCAAAAAGGGCATACTATTTTAAGAAGATTGGGATAGAAAAGATTAAAGACCTCATCTTCCTCCTCCCCCGAAGATATTTAGACCGAAAAAATCTCCGCCCCATCCGAGAATTGAAAGTCGGCGAAGAAGGAACAGTGATCGGTAAGGTTTTAGCCAGTGGGGTAGAAAAGACCTTAAAGAAGGGAGAAGTGGTAAGAATCGCTGTTGGCGACCAAACCGGTATTTTGTATGTCACCTGGTTCAACCGCCCCGATCTAAAAAACACCTTCCGGATAAATCAGGAAGTAATCCTTTCCGGACCAGTCTCCTATTTTAGGGGGAAGTCAATGGTCAACCCCTATTACGAAATTATGGAAGAAGGAAAGGAAGAATATAACTACTGCGGCGCCATCATCCCCATCTATCCCTTAACCGAAAACTTATCCCTCTGGGATATCCGCCGCACGATGCGCCAGGCACTCCAAATTGCCCAACCCCTATTAAGAGAAACCCTGCCCAAAAAGATTCTAAAAAATTATTCCTTCCCTTCCCTCCCTGCCACCCTAAATTCCCTCCACTTCCCAGAGACGATGGAAGAGACGATAAAGGCAAGGGAGAGGTTGGTTTATGAAGAGTTCTTCTATTTTGAATGCCTCTTGGCATTGAATAAGAAGCGAAAGAAAGAAGATGCCCCAATTCTTAGCAATCAGGAGAGATTGACCAAGAGTTTCCTCTCCCTCCTCCCTTTCCCCCTCACCCAATCCCAAAGGGAAGTGATTAAGGAGATTGAGGATGATTTACAAAAGGGGAAGAGTATGACCCGGCTTTTGCAGGGTGATGTCGGTTCCGGAAAGACGGTGGTTGCCCTTTACGCGATGGTCTTAGCCTGTGAGAATGAGACCCAAGCCTGCCTCATGGCACCAACCGAAATTTTGGCAGAGCAGCATTTCTTAAACTGGCATCCCCTTTTGGCGAAGATTGGTATAAAAAGCGCCTTACTCACCGGCAGCACAAAAAAGAAGGAGAAAATCTATGAAGGGTTGGCAAAGGGAGAGATTGGGATTGTCTTCGGCACCCACGCCCTGATTGAAGAAGATTGCCGGTTTAAGAATCTCGCCTTGGTGATTGTTGACGAACAGCACCGGTTTGGGGTGATGCAGCGGGCAAAACTTCTAACGAAAGGGAAATCTCCCCACTTTTTGGTGATGACCGCTACCCCCATCCCCCGCACTTTGAGTTTAACCCTTTACGGCGACTTAGATATCTCAACCTTAAAGGAGAAACCTCCGGGAAGGAAAAGAATCGTTACCCGTTTAACGAGCGAAGGAAAGAGGGATAAAGTCTATGATTTTATCAAAGGGAAGTTAAAGGAAGGGAGGCAGGTCTACATCCTCTGCCCCTTGATTGAAGAGTCGGAGAAGTTGGATTTGGCTTCGGCGAAGAAGACCTACGAAGAGGTGAAGATAATCTTTAATGATTTTTCGGTTGCCCTCCTCCACGGTCGGATGAGAAGTGAAGAGAGGATGAAGACGATGGAAGACTTCCGGAAAGGTTTAATCCAAATTTTAGTCACGACCACGGTGATTGAGGTTGGGGTTGATGTGCCCAATGCCACAATCATCTTAATTGAACATCCGGAGCGATTTGGTCTGGCGCAACTCCACCAGTTGCGGGGTCGGGTCGGTCGGGGGGAAGAAGTTTCTTATTGCATCTTATTGGCACCAGAAAATATCTCCCCGGAGGCAAAGGAGCGATTGACCCATTTTGAAAAGATGGATGATGGCTTCCTCTTAGCCGAAAAAGACTTGGAACTGAGAGGACCCGGACAATTCTTCGGTGTCCGCCAGCACGGCTTGCCCGATTTCAAAATCGGCGACCCGATAAAAGAGAAAGAGATCCTCTTCCGGGCAAGAGAGGATGCCTTCGCTATAATTGAAGAAGACCCAAACTTAGAAAAAGAAGAGAATTGGGTCATTCGGGAGAATATCCCGAAGAGATTTTTGGCGCGGGAGGATTTATTAAAGGTGATATGAGAAAGAGATTCGCTTCTCTTTTTATTCTTGCTTTTTTCTCCTGCACCCCCCTGCCCGAGGTGATTGGCAGGTTATTTGATGTCTATGTCTTAACCAACTATTCCGAGATGATAAAGGATACCCTATCCCTAATCTTAGAAGAAGAGATTCTCACCCCCCAACCGGAGAAAATCTTCCGCCTCCGCTATCGCCCCCTCTCCCAATTCGCCGTCTATGCCCAATTCCCCAATCTCTTACTCATCGGCACCCCTTTTGATACCATCATCCGAGATTTCCTTGGGGAGAAAAGGGAGATTGTGGCGAAGGAGACCTTTGCCTTCTTCACCATAAAGGAAGAGAAGAAAGGGAAAAAACTCCACCAATTCTTCATCTTTGTCGCTGCGGATAAAGAGAAGTTGTGCCGGGGGCTTATTAGATATAAAGATAGGATAAGATATTCCTTGGAAGAAGAGATTAAAGAACGGATCTTCTCCCTCACCTATACCCGAGGGGAGAATGAAAAGATAAAAGAGAGGCTTGAGACCAATTACCATTTCTCCTTAAAGGTACCGAAGGGATTTCAATTGTCAGAAAAATATGCCGCCGGCAACTTCCTCTATCTCTTCACCCATTATCCGGACCGGAGCATCTTCATCTACTGGTCGGATGGGGAGAAGGAGTTAAACCCTTTTGATTTAATCACCCTCCGGGATAGCCTAACCTACTTATATTACGATGGTGATTATGTTGCCCGAAAATATACTACCTACCAGGAGACAAAATTCTTTGGTCTTCCCGCGATTAAAATCCAGGGTGTCTGGCAGAATGATAAAGAGATAATCGGTGGTCCTTTTATCTCTTATGCCTTTAATTACAAGGGAAAGTTCTATCTCCTTGACGGCACCCTCTTCAATCCCGGAAAGAGAAAGTTAAATAACCTCTTCCAACTCTCGGTAATTCTTCTCACCTTCCAACCAGAAGGTGGAGAAAAGAATTAAACCTTTAAGACTTTAATCACCTACCTTCTTTGGAAAATAAAGAAACTATATCTCTATCCCGTAGATGCGGGTCTTCTTGTATAATTTACAACCCCACATCTCAATCGGGCGGATGATTGCTAAGTTATCTTCTAAGATCTGGGAGACCTCTCCCCATTTATAACCCAACCTCTTTGCCCCTTCAAAGGTCTCATAGTATAATAAGGCATCAAGCCCTAAGTTATGAAACTTCTTCTTCACCCCCAATGCCCAGAGCCTTGCCGCATCAATTCTCTTCTTATAGATTAAGAACTTCAAAAAGCCAAAGGGAAAAAGCCTGCCGTTCAATCTTTTTAAGACCTGATTGTAATCCGGCAATGCCAAACTGACCCCCGCCGCTTCTCCATCAACTTCCACAATCGGCAACAATTCGGAAACGGCAATCGGCTTCAATTTCCTTCCCAAATACTTAAATTCGGCATCGGTCAGGGGGGCAAAGTCCCAATTTTCCGACCAGGCATCATTATAAATCTCTTTAATCAAATAAATCTCCTTATCCAATCTCTTCAAATCAATCCTTCGCACCCTGATATTCTTCTTCTCCTTTAAGTAGTTTAATACCCTCTTTAACTTCTCCGGGACCTCTTGGTCGGTGCGAATAGCGTAGGCATAAAAATCCTTCTCCTTTCTCATTCCGTACCTCTCGCAGAATTCCAAATAGTAAGGAGGGTTATAGGACATCTTTAAGACCGGTGGCGAATCAAAACCTTCCAGAAGAAATCCGCATTCGTCATAAAGACCGGGGTTAGCCGGACCGACCATCTTTTCCATCCCCTTCTTCTTCAGATCTTCCCGCACTTGGTCAAAAAGGGCAGCGGCAATCTCGTAATCGGCAAAAGCCTCAAAGAAACCGAAATAGCCAACCTTTTTTTGATGATAGTCATTGTAATTATAGTCAATAATGGAGGCGACCCGCCCCACAACCTGCCCTCCCTTTTTCGCTAAGAAAAGTTCCCTCTCCGCATGGGAAAAGAACGGATTCTTCTTCACATCAAGCGTTTCCGCCATCTCCGAGATTAAAGGCGGAACCCAATTCTTATCCCCTTTATATAACTTAAAAGGGAGAAGGATAAATTCCCTTAATTCCTTTTTCGTCTCAACCCTTTTTACCTCAATCATCCAATTATCCCCATCTTCTTCCCAACCTTCTCAAAAATTTCCAATGCCCGGTCCAAATCCTCATCGGTGTGGGTTGCCATATAACTGGTGCGGATTAAGGAACGTCCGGAAGGAACCGCGGGCGGGATTACCGGATTGGTAAAAAGCCCCGCCTCATAAAGATTATGCCAAAATTGGATGGTCTTATAGTCGTCACCGATAATAATGGGGATGATTGGCGTGCAACTATTTCCAATATTATAACCCATCCCTTTTAACCCTTTAAGCATCTTATTCGTATTCCGCCACAACCTTTCCCTCCTTTCCGGTTCGTTCTTTATTATCTCCAAGGCAGCAAGAACCGTCGCCACCGCCGGGGGCGGGATACTGGCAGAAAAGATTAAAGAGCGGGCTTGGTGGCGGATAAAGGTGATCACCCTCTTTTCCCCAACGACAAAACCACCGATGGTGGCGAAGGACTTAGAGAATGTGCCCATAATCAAATCTACTTCCTCCTCCAAACCAAAATGTTCCGCCGTGCCTCTTCCATTCTTCCCCAAGACCCCAACCGCATGGGCATCATCAACCATCACCCGACAGTTATATTTCCTCGCTAACCGGCAAATCTCCGGCAGGTTGGCAATATCCCCTTCCATACTGAAAACCCCATCCACGATAATCAACTTCCCTTTCTCCTTCGGAATCCCTTTTAATACCTTTTCCAAGTCTTCCATATCATTATGAATAAATCTCTTCACCTGACCGAAGGATAATTGACAACCGTCAACGATTGAGGCGTGGTCAAGTTTATCCGTAATGGCACAATCTCCCCTCCGCACCAAAGCCGAGATCACCCCTAAGTTAGTCTGAAAGCCGGTTGAGAAGACAATACAATCCTCTTTCTTAAAAAATTCCGCCAGATTTCTCTCCAACTCCTCGTGTAAGTCTAAAGTGCCGTTTAAGAAACGAGAACCCGTGCAACCGGTGCCGTATTTCGCAATCGCCGCGATTGCCCTCTCTTTCAACTTTGGGTGGTTGGTGAGTCCCAAATAGTTATTGGAACCGAACATCAGAAGTCTCTTCCCTTTGATTACCACCTCCCGGTCGGGTTCGGATTGGATGGGTTGGAAATAGGGATAGAAACCAGTCTTCTTTGCCCTCTCTACAATTGGATAGTACTCATAACACTTGTCAAATAAGTCCATAACCGATTTTATCTTTTCAGTGAGAAAAGTCAATATCATTCTTGAAAAGGAGCCTTTTTCTCTTATAATTTTTCGTGCCGAAAGACTCCCCCAAAGAGAGAAAGATTATTATCTTTATTAGTCTTCTCCTTCTTTTCCTTTCTGGTTTCTTAAATTACTCTTCTCCCTACTTTTATGGGGAGAGTTGGCGAATCTTTCTTCACCTGCCAAAAATGAGCAAAGAAATCTCTTTTTCTGTTTGGTGGTTAATCATCGGCTTACCCTTACTTCTCTTCTTTTCCGCCCTACGCTTTCCCAATTTTAGAAAGATATTAAAGGCACTCCCCCGGCAAAAAAATCTCCCCCTCTTTCTATTTTTTACCCTTCTCTTCGCCTTCTCTCTTTTTCCCTGGGAATACTCTTGGGTCCGACCCAGTAAATCCCATCTTACCATCTATCTCATCTTGGGTAGTGTCGGCTTAATTTTTTTGCTCATTGGGATTTATCCGAAACTAAAATTCTTAGAGGAATTTTCCAATAAATTCCTTCTCTGGTTAATGAACCTCAATCAAAAAACCTTTATCCTTCTCTCTTCCCTTCTCCTATTTATTATCTCTAACCTCGTCTCTTTTCTAATCTTTAACCATATTCCCCACATCTCCGATTCCATCGCCCAACTCTTCCAAGGACGGATATTTGCTAATGGCAGACTTTATCTCACTTCTCCCCCGTTCCCTGATTTCTTTGATTACGGTCATATTATCAATAATGGCCGCTGGTATTCCCAATACCAATTCCTCCATCCCCTCTTTTTAATGATTGGTGTGTTAATCAAAGCCCCTTGGCTTATTAATCCCGTTTTGGGCACTTTAACTATTCCCCTCGTCTATCTTCTGGGTAAAGAAATTTATGACGAAAAGACCGGTCGGTTGGCCGCTCTTTTTACTAGTATCAACCCGGTCATCTTTATGATGTCTGGGGAATATATGAATCATCCCACCTCCCTACTCTTTGCCACCATTTTCTTCCTTTTCTTTTTCCGCGCCCAAAGGGAAAAAAAATTATCCCAAGGTTTAATTGCTGGTATCGCCTTAGGTCTGGTTGCCAATTGCCGGGTCTACACCGCAATCCTAATCGGCATCCCTTTCTTCTTTTATGCCCTTTATCTAATAAAGAAAGAACCCCGTTCTCTCTTCACCTTTCTCATTATGCTCTTTTCCTTTCTCGGAGTTGCCGCTCTCAATCTCCTTTACAATTGGCTTACCAATGGCAATCCCTTCCTCTTTGGTTATGTTGTGCGCTGGGGTCCTGGCCATTCCATCGGCTTTGGTAAAAGTGGTTGGGGAATTAAACATACCCCACTCCGGGGACTAATCAATATTGGCCATGATGGGAACCTCTTAAATAAGTTTCTCTTGGAAATTCCCTTTCCCGCCCTTTTTCTCGTCTTTTTCCCCTTCGCCTTGGGGAATAAAAATAGAAGCGATTGGCTTTTTCTTTTAACCTTCCTCTCCCTCTGGTTTGGACATTTCTTCTATTGGTTTCACGGCATCGCCTTTGGTGCCCGATTTTTATACGAAGTGGTGCCGGTCTTAATTATCTTATTAGTCCGGAGTGGAAAAAATTTAGGTAATCTCATCCGCCGGGCTTGGCACCTCAACATCCCCGATTCTACCATAAACCAATTCTTTGCCCGGACCTTACCCCTTCTCTTTTTTCTCTTTCTCTTTATCGGCTTACCACCCCTTCTCCGGATGTATTATAAATATTGGGGGGTTGACCGGAATTTACTCCAAAGGGTGAAAAAGGAAAAGATTAAAAATGGACTCATCTTCTGTCAAGAATTGGGTGATGCCTTCAATGCCAACCCCATTCACTTAAAGGGTGAGATAATCTATGCCCAGGACCTGGGTATCTTAAATCCCGCCCTCACCCTTCTCTATCCTAACCGCCATTACTACCAAGGGACAAAAGAAGGGTTAAAACCGTTAAACCTGCCACCATTTCCCCAATCGGCATTAAAGAAAATCTTAGATTCCCTCGCTTCCTATTTATCGGAAAGCCTCATTAATCAATACCGAACCGTCATCTGCCCCTTTAAAGACCTGCCACCGGAAATTCTTAAAGGGAGCGATAAGTTAACCGACTTTCGGGAAGTGACAATTTCCGTAATGACCCAAAAAAGAACTCTTGACGATTATCTCCCCGCGCTCCTCTTATGGGTTGTGGGTGATTGCCGCCCCCACTTAGAAATCTTTCGCTACTTGGAAAAGTCTCCTTATTTTGTGGCCGGTCCTTATAAGGCGAAACGTCTCTGGCAGAGTAGTGACAATCGGGCACTAATCGCCGAAATCAACTTCGCGGAATAGATTTTTAAAGAAATTTACCAAGTGATAGTAATATCTTCCTTCGGGAAAAAATTTTTCTTAGTGAAATAGACCTTCATCTCTCCTCCCTCTCTTTTTGTGCTGTCCGCCGAATAAGAGATCTTATAGGAAGAAAGACTTTCTGGTAGTTCAATCAGAAAATGGGCTAACTTTAATGGTCTACGCCATTTCTGAGTTGTCTTCACAATATACCGTGCCTCCCTACCCCTTAATTTCTGCTCGTAATAGACAAAAAATGATTTCTCCTCTTGGGGTAAAAAGGAAATCGTCATCACGAGACCACTATCCCTTTTTTGAAAAGATAAGTCCGAAGAGATACTCTCGGGATAAGAATGGAAACTATCCAAAGGAAAGGGATAGAAAAGTTCCGCCCTTATTCTCTCCTTCTTTAAGTTTTTTAGGAAATATTGACCGAAAACCGAAACCTTGCCGGGAAGGATTTTTATTCTGACCTCTTCTTGATAGAAATCAATCGGTGGTTTTTCAGTACAGGTAAAAAGAAGAATGGTTAAAGGAAATAAGATTTTCTTTATTTCTCCCCCAATTCTCTTAATAAATTACCAACTTCTTTACCCTTTCCCTTTCGGGTAAAAAGTAAATTCCCTTTCCCAATGTCCCTCTCTTTTCTACCTTTCGTCCCAGAGCATCGTAGAAGTCTATCCTTTGGGAAAAAGAAATTTTTTCCTCTCCCAGCCCGGAGTATCTGACAACAATATCAATCCCCGTGAGGTGCTGGTTATAACCAAGGTCAACGGAATCTTGGCGAACTGCCCAAACCCGATTAACCAAAAATGCTTTAATTTGATATTTTCCGGCACCCAAACCCGGAAGGTAATATGGTTGATTAATTGGAAAACCCTCCCAATCATAAGAAATCTCTCCCATCGGACCGGAGGCAGAAATGAAAATATAAGGCACCAGATTACCCAATTCGTCAATTACCCGACCGGCGATAGAACTCCAATCGTCATTTTCTTCACCAAAGGTGGGCGTGGAATCAATATACCAATTAAGGGGACGAGAAGGAATATCAGGAATCCGATAAAGGGAAACCGACCCGTTATAAGGTGGTGCGGGACCCCTACCGTAAGATGCGGGGAGGGCTGGATATTTATAGCAGTCTGCGAAATAGCCCCGAGGGTCAAGTAAGGTAATAGAATCCGCCTCATCCCCTAAGGAGAAAGTCCCCGTAGTATTGCTCCGATCAATTACTACATAACCATTGGGTGGCAAGATGACGCCAGAATTTATCACCGCCCTGCCCGCGGAACTGACAATCTGCCAGTTACTCAAATTCCATCCCCCTCCAAAGTGGTCATGGATTTCAATGCGCTCTAAGGAATCGGGTGCGGATTGAATTTCATTAAAATAAGTAATAAGGAAAGGGTTGGCTAAAAGAATTGAGGGGAAAATTATTAAAAGATATTTCATACTCTCCCTCTCTCCTAAAATTATATAGGCAAAAAGATAAATGTCAAGGAAACGATTTTCTGGGATTGACAAAAGGGATTTTTTGAGGAAAATAAGGAAATGGCAAAAACCTTCTTCATTAAGACTTATGGCTGCCAGATGAACCTCTATGATGAGGGGATTGTGCGGGAAATCTTAAAAAGGGAAGGCTACAAACCAACAAGGGAGGAAGAAGCGAGCCTTCTTCTCATTTTAACCTGCGCGGTCCGGAGGCACGCCGAAAGGAGAGCCCTCGGCTTCCTCTCCTCTCTCAAAAAGTTAAAGAGGGAAAGACCGGAAAGGAAAATTGGGGTCTTGGGTTGTTTGGCAAAGGCATGGGGAGAAAAAATTCTCTCCTTTGGTGCCGACTTCGCCTTAGGACCGGATAACTACCAAAAATTACCGGCGATGATAAAAGATTCTACGGTCGGGGTAGAAACGGCCGACTCCTCTATTGAGACCTATGAAGATCTTTTGCCCGAGCCAAAAGGGGTGAGCGCCTTTCTGGCGATTATGCGCGGTTGCGATAACTTCTGTACCTATTGTATTGTCCCTTATTGCCGGGGAAGGGAAAGGTCAAAGAAATTATTAAAGGTTTTGGCAGAAGCGGAAAGTTTGGTGAAGAAAGGAGTGAAAGAAATAATCGTCTTGGGACAGAATGTTTTAGCCTATAAAGATGGCGAAAGAGATTTCTTAACTCTCCTTAGGGAATTGAATTCCTTAGAAGGTTTGGTACGGATTCGCTTCTTAACCTCCCATCCGAAGGATTTATCCCTTGCTCTGATAGAAGAAATTGCCCATCTCGTTAAACAAGGAAAAGTCTGCCCAGAGTTTCACTTACCTTTGCAATCCGGTTCCGATAAAATCCTCTCCCTGATGGGTCGGCGGTATACCCAGAAGGAATACCGAGAGAAGATAAATTACCTCCGCCAACTCCTTCCCGATTGTGCCCTCACCACTGACCTGATGGTTGGCTTTCCCGGGGAGGAAGAGGAAGATTTCCAAGAGACCTTAAAAATGGTGGAGGAGATAAGATTTGACTTTGCCTATATGTTTAAGTATTCCGAAAGGCCCTTCACCAAGGCAAAAGAGATTGAACCGAAGGTCTCAGAAAAGGAAAAACAGGAGCGGCTCTCCCAATTGATTTCCCTCCAGAACCGGATCACCAAAGAAAAGAATGAGGAGATGATTGGCAAAATCTTTCCGGTTCTAATTGAAGGGATAAAAGAGGATGGGGCTTTTGGGAAAACGCCCCAGGGAAAACTTGTCATCATCCCTTCCCTTTCCCAAGAGGGAAGAAAGGGTGAGATTTATCAGATAAAGATTGAGAAGTTAGAAGGTTGGACCCCAATCGGTACTCTTTTTAAGGAGGAAAAATGACCGCTTTGAGAATTGCCCTCATTATTCTCATCGTCATTGCTGGAAGTATTTTAGCCATCCTCAATACCCAAGTGGAAGTAAAAGAGGTTAAGGTCTTCTGGCAGTCTTACTACCGGGTCCCCTTAGCGGTGGTGATGCTCTATTCCTATGCCTTAGGACTCCTCACCGTTGGTATCTTTGCCGGTATCTCGGAAATTAAACTCCGTCGGGAAATCAGGAAAGAGAAGAAGGAGAAGGAAGCCCTCTTGGAAGAATTGCAGGCATTAAGAAATTTGCCCTTAGGCGAATAGGAGGCGAGATGGCGCCCCTCATCATTATTTTTCTCATCATTATTTTTTTAGCAATCTATCCCTTAATCCGGGATGCCATCCGCAAAAGATACCAACCGGAATTAGACTTCTCTTTAGCCTTAGAACTGATCATTGCCGGAAAGAAGGAAGCGGCATTAGAAAAGTTGAAAGGGATTGTGAGAAGAAATAGTGAATTTATTGATGCCTATCTCTACCTTTCTGACCTCTATTTAGAGAAGGGCGATTTCCATACGGCGATGGCGATTGGCGAAAGGCTCGCCTTACGGAGAAATCTGACCAGAGAGAAAGAGAGGAAGATTCTTAAACACCTTGCCCGATTGTATGTCAAGGGGAAAAGATACCTCAAAGCCATTTCCATCTTAGAAGAACTGATAAAAATTGAGAAAGACCCGGAAGCCCTCTCCACCCTCTTCGCCTTATACTTAAAGGAGGAAAATCTTCCGGCCGCGGAAAAAATCTGGGAAGACCTGGTAAAAACGAATAAGAGTAAAATTCCTCTCTTCTATGCGGAACTGGGTAAAGCCTTTTTGAAAAAAGAGGAGAAGAAAGGGCTTGCCTACTTAGAAAAGGGGAAAAATTCCGAAAACCCCATCCCTTCCCTTCTCTACCTGGCGGAATACTACGCCTCAATTAACGAACCGGAGAAGTCGCTTGCCCATTACGAAAAGGTGATTGAGAAGAATCCGAGTTCTTTCAAGAGGATTAAGGATAAGATGGAAGAACTCTATTACTCCTTAGGCCGCTACGAAGAATTGGAAGATATCTACCGCCGTTGGATAAGATCCCATCCGGAGATTTTAGACTTCTTCTTAGCCCTTTCCCAGATTTACATAAAGAAAGAATTACCCGAAGAGGCGATTAAGGTTTTAGAGCAATATAAGGGAAGAGAGAAAAATTACCTCCTCCATCTCCTCGCCGCCTATCTCTCCGCCGGAAAATTGGAGAAAAGTCGGATGGTCTTGGAAGATTTAATCAAAAGGGACGAGGTGAGAGGGAAGACCGGAACCTGCTCCTACTGCCAAACAGAATTAGAGGTCTTAGCCCTAATCTGTCCCAACTGCCTCTCTTGGTTTGAATAATTGTTAAGGGGGAGAGACATCCAATCATGACCACCCTAACCCCGCTCCTCTCCCAATACCACAAGATAAAGGAGAAATATAAAGACTGCCTCCTCCTCTTTCGGCTCGGTGATTTTTATGAGATGTTTTACGATGATGCCAAAATTGCCTCTCAGGTCTTAGGTCTCACTCTAACCGCTCGCTCTTATGGGGAAAGTCAAAAGATCCCCTTAGCCGGAATTCCCGTCAAATCCTTAGACAATTATCTCCGCCGCCTGGTGGAGAAGGGTTATAAGGTGGCAATCTGCGAACAATTGGAAGAAGCCTCCCCTTCCCGCAATCTCATTTTGCGCGATGTGGTGGAAGTGATTACCCCCGGCACCATCGTCTCCCCTTCCCTTTTAGAAGAGAAAAAGAACAACTTCCTTCTCGCTATCGCTCCGGATGAGGATGAGACCTTGGGCATCGCCTATTGCGATATCTCAACCGGAGAATTCGCCACCGCCCTTTTGAAAAAGGAAGACCTCTGGGAAGAAATCCAGCGGATTGACCCAAAAGAAATCATCCACCCCCAATCCCTCACCTTAGAAGAGATAAAGATTGCCAAAACCCCTCTGCCCGACTACTACTTCTCCCTTGATTTTGCAGAAAATGAGATTAAAGGCTTCTTCGGCATTCTCAGTTTAACCCCATTCAATCTGGAAGAGAAAAGGGGGTGTATCTCCGCCTCCGGTGCCATCCTCTACTACCTAAGAGAAACGCAAAAGGGCTGGGTGCGGAATATAAAGAAGATCACCTTCTATGAGGGAGATGAATATCTCATCTTGGATAAGGCGA is a window encoding:
- a CDS encoding lipopolysaccharide assembly protein LapA domain-containing protein, producing MTALRIALIILIVIAGSILAILNTQVEVKEVKVFWQSYYRVPLAVVMLYSYALGLLTVGIFAGISEIKLRREIRKEKKEKEALLEELQALRNLPLGE
- a CDS encoding tetratricopeptide repeat protein — its product is MAPLIIIFLIIIFLAIYPLIRDAIRKRYQPELDFSLALELIIAGKKEAALEKLKGIVRRNSEFIDAYLYLSDLYLEKGDFHTAMAIGERLALRRNLTREKERKILKHLARLYVKGKRYLKAISILEELIKIEKDPEALSTLFALYLKEENLPAAEKIWEDLVKTNKSKIPLFYAELGKAFLKKEEKKGLAYLEKGKNSENPIPSLLYLAEYYASINEPEKSLAHYEKVIEKNPSSFKRIKDKMEELYYSLGRYEELEDIYRRWIRSHPEILDFFLALSQIYIKKELPEEAIKVLEQYKGREKNYLLHLLAAYLSAGKLEKSRMVLEDLIKRDEVRGKTGTCSYCQTELEVLALICPNCLSWFE